A window of the Balaenoptera acutorostrata chromosome 13, mBalAcu1.1, whole genome shotgun sequence genome harbors these coding sequences:
- the ST8SIA3 gene encoding sia-alpha-2,3-Gal-beta-1,4-GlcNAc-R:alpha 2,8-sialyltransferase, whose amino-acid sequence MRNCKMARVASVLGLVMLSVALLILSLISYVSLKKENIFTTPKYANPGAPRMYMFHAGFRSQFALKLLDPSFVPFPHSLTHELQARPKWTFNRTAFLHQRQEILQHVDVIKNFSLTKNSVRIGQLMHYDYSSHKYVFSISNNFRSLLPDVSPIVNKHYNICAVVGNSGILTGSRCGQQIDKSDFVFRCNFAPTEAFQRDVGRKTNLTTFNPSILEKYYNNLLTIQDRNNFFLSLKKLDGAILWIPAFFFHTSATVTRTLVDFFVEHRGQLKVQLAWPGNIMQHVNRYWKNKHLSPKRLSTGILMYTLASAICEEIHLYGFWPFGFDPNTREDLPYHYYDKKGTKFTTKWQESHQLPAEFQLLYRMHGEGLTKLTLSRCA is encoded by the exons ATGAGAAATTGCAAAATGGCCCGGGTCGCCAGTGTGCTGGGGCTGGTTATGCTCAGCGTCGCCCTGCTGATTTTATCGCTCATCAGCTACGTGTCCCTGAAAAAGGAGAACATCTTCACCACTCCCAAGTATGCCAACCCGGGGGCGCCCCGAATGTACATGTTCCACGCGGGATTCCG GTCACAGTTTGCGCTGAAGCTTCTAGATCCGTCCTTTGTGCCCTTTCCGCATTCTCTGACTCATGAACTCCAAGCCAGACCTAAGTGGACATTTAATCGGACAGCGTTTTTACATCAAAG gcaAGAAATTCTTCAGCATGTCgatgtaataaaaaatttttctttgaccAAGAATAGTGTTCGGATTGGACAACTGATGCACTATGATTATTCCAGCCATAAATATGTTTTCTCTATTAGCAATAACTTCCGATCGCTGCTTCCAGATGTGTCACCCATTGTGAATAAGCATTATAATATTTGTGCTGTGGTTGGAAATAGTGGGATCCTGACAGGGAGCCGGTGTGGACAACAAATAGATAAGTCAGATTTTGTTTTCCGTTGCAATTTTGCCCCTACGGAGGCTTTCCAAAGAGATGTTGGAAGGAAAACCAACCTTACCACCTTCAACCCCAGCATCCTGGAAAAATATTACAACAATCTTTTGACCATTCAGGACCGTAACAACTtttttctcagtttaaaaaaGCTCGATGGGGCCATTCTTTGGATCCCTGCATTTTTTTTCCACACTTCAGCAACTGTTACCAGGACACTAGTTGACTTTTTTGTTGAACACAGAGGTCAGTTAAAGGTCCAACTGGCTTGGCCTGGAAATATAATGCAACATGTCAACAG GTACTGGAAAAACAAACATTTGTCACCCAAACGGCTGAGCACAGGTATTCTTATGTACACCCTTGCGTCAGCAATATGTGAAGAGATCCACTTGTATGGATTTTGGCCTTTTGGATTTGACCCCAACACAAGGGAAGATCTTCCATACCATTACTATGACAAAAAAGGAACCAAATTTACTACCAAGTGGCAGGAGTCCCACCAGCTGCCTGCTGAGTTTCAGCTGTTGTACCGAATGCACGGGGAAGGGCTCACCAAGCTGACTCTGTCACGCTGTGCCTAA